The uncultured Ilyobacter sp. nucleotide sequence GCTGGAATTGACGGTAGACCCATTCCAAGAACTATACAGGCTACCATTGTGAGCATCAAAGTTAAAAGAAGTTTTCCTTTACCTAAAAATAGAATTGCCCCTGCTAATTTTAATCCAAAACCTGTCTGAGTAGCTACACCTATTATAAGTCCAACCACTGCACATGACATAGCAACTCCAAGTGCAGTACGAGATCCGTCTTCAAGACAATCTATTATATCCCTGAAACTCATTCTAGTTTCTTTTCTAAGGGAACTGGCAATTATAGTAAATATAATAGACCAGAATGCTGCATAAATAGGTGTTTTCCCACTTATTAGAAAATAAAGAAGCCCAAACAATGGAAGCAAGAGATGACCTTTTTCCTTCATTACCAAGCTTGTTTTAGGAAGCTGATCCTTTGGCATACCATTGAGTCCTTTTTTACAGGCTCTTAAATGAATTATTACTATTACTCCCATGTAGTATAAAAGCGCCGGTATTATTGCCGCAGTGGCTATCTTAATATATTTTACCCCCAAGTACTCTGCCATTATAAAGGCAGTCGCACCCATAACAGGAGGTAGTATCTGACCACCACAAGAGGCTGCAGCCTCTACTGCACCAGCAAACTCCTTGTCATATCCTATTTTTTTCATTAGTGGTATTGTAAATGCCCCTGTTGTAACAACATTTGCAATGGCACTACCGTTTATTGATCCTAAAAATCCACTTGATATTACCGCTACCTTTGCAGGTCCACCTTTTCCTGATCCTGCAAGGGCCATGGAAAGGTCGTTGAAAAATTGACCCATTCCTGATTTTTGTAAAAAGGCACCAAAGAGTACAAAAAGAAATATATAAGTTGAAGAAACTCCAACGGCGATTCCATATATTCCCTCTGTTGATAGGTACATATAGTCAGCTATATCTCTTATACCATATCCCCTATGTGCTATTAGGTTAGGAAGTTTTGATCCAAAAAATGCATAAAGTAGGAATATAGTGGCAAGAATGGCAATCTCTTTTCCCGTTATTCTTCTTCCAGCCTCAAGCACCAGTAGTATAGCCAT carries:
- a CDS encoding TRAP transporter permease, with product MKNDEVKEEKIIDCTDYSCDIKPEIADENLLEKFDTEARFRKFGRGTTSGKIVFLVAVALSIFHLYTAWSGPLVTLVHRSVHVSVIMSLVYLLYPASKKSSKENPSILDWIFSGLSLSLAGYIVLNYNSLVMRAGMPNNLDIAFGIMAILLVLEAGRRITGKEIAILATIFLLYAFFGSKLPNLIAHRGYGIRDIADYMYLSTEGIYGIAVGVSSTYIFLFVLFGAFLQKSGMGQFFNDLSMALAGSGKGGPAKVAVISSGFLGSINGSAIANVVTTGAFTIPLMKKIGYDKEFAGAVEAAASCGGQILPPVMGATAFIMAEYLGVKYIKIATAAIIPALLYYMGVIVIIHLRACKKGLNGMPKDQLPKTSLVMKEKGHLLLPLFGLLYFLISGKTPIYAAFWSIIFTIIASSLRKETRMSFRDIIDCLEDGSRTALGVAMSCAVVGLIIGVATQTGFGLKLAGAILFLGKGKLLLTLMLTMVACIVLGMGLPSIPAYIITATMAAPALAKMGVPHLVSHMFVFYFGMLANLTPPVALAAFAGAGIAGGSPSKTGFEAVKLALAGFIVPYVFVYSPSLLLIDTTVTKTILVVATAALGVLAMGASVEGYLHKNLNMIERAAMFVASLMLIIPGIYTDIAGVIIFGTLYMLSKIALAKAVSEA